A genomic segment from Brucella pseudogrignonensis encodes:
- a CDS encoding PLP-dependent aspartate aminotransferase family protein, with protein MKKVTKALLRNQAGFATRAIHTGQSPDPLTGAVIPPIYHATTFVQDGIGQSKGFDYSRSGNPTRNSLEVCLADLEGAEAAFAFPSGLAAAATLLEVLPAGASILAHNDLYGGVYRLLADVRPISAGHKVHFVDFSDETALRKAISQQKPKLLWFETPSNPTLRIVDLSLVAQLGKEAGAITVCDSTFSSPAGQRPIEYGIDVVVHSATKMLNGHSDLLGGVIAISAQAPDNLADRIKYLQNALGSVMSPMDCNLLHRSLKTLEIRSTRQAETALKIAQNLESRAKELGIERVIYPGLKSHPQHELAASQMINFGCVVSIDVEGDLRRVERILKSTNYFHFAVSLGSVESLIQHPFSLTHAVVPEDHKSDLGIGPNLIRISVGLEDPADLENDLIQALGKQL; from the coding sequence ATGAAAAAAGTGACAAAAGCGCTTCTCCGCAATCAAGCTGGGTTTGCAACACGAGCAATCCATACTGGCCAATCTCCCGACCCATTGACCGGTGCAGTGATACCCCCAATTTATCACGCAACAACATTCGTTCAGGATGGAATAGGCCAAAGTAAGGGCTTCGATTACAGCCGCAGCGGTAATCCAACGCGTAATTCGCTTGAAGTTTGCCTTGCAGACCTTGAAGGTGCGGAAGCAGCTTTCGCCTTCCCTTCGGGATTGGCTGCTGCAGCTACACTGCTCGAAGTTCTGCCAGCAGGTGCATCTATCCTCGCACATAATGATCTTTATGGTGGCGTTTACCGACTTTTGGCCGATGTACGTCCTATATCGGCAGGCCATAAAGTTCATTTTGTTGACTTTTCAGATGAAACAGCACTTCGGAAAGCCATATCTCAACAGAAGCCGAAATTGTTATGGTTTGAAACGCCTTCCAATCCAACTTTGCGCATTGTTGATCTGTCACTGGTTGCGCAGCTTGGCAAAGAGGCAGGAGCGATTACAGTTTGCGACAGCACATTTTCCTCGCCCGCTGGGCAGCGTCCCATTGAATATGGGATTGACGTCGTGGTTCATTCCGCCACGAAGATGTTGAACGGACACTCCGACCTTTTGGGTGGCGTTATTGCTATTTCCGCGCAAGCACCAGACAATCTTGCTGACCGTATCAAGTACCTTCAAAATGCACTTGGATCAGTCATGTCTCCCATGGATTGTAATTTGCTTCACCGGTCTCTGAAGACGCTTGAAATCAGGAGCACCAGACAGGCAGAAACAGCCTTAAAGATCGCTCAAAACTTGGAAAGTCGGGCGAAAGAGTTAGGAATAGAAAGAGTTATCTATCCCGGCTTAAAAAGCCATCCACAACATGAACTTGCCGCAAGCCAAATGATTAATTTTGGTTGCGTGGTATCCATTGACGTTGAGGGCGATCTGAGAAGAGTGGAACGCATACTCAAGAGCACCAACTATTTTCATTTTGCAGTAAGTCTTGGAAGTGTGGAAAGCCTAATTCAGCATCCGTTTTCATTAACTCATGCCGTTGTGCCTGAAGATCACAAATCTGATCTCGGTATTGGACCTAACCTCATTCGAATTTCCGTGGGACTCGAGGATCCTGCCGATCTGGAAAATGATCTGATACAAGCCCTTGGTAAACAGCTCTAA
- a CDS encoding DUF1643 domain-containing protein, with translation MKNTMNKEPHDPGGKVRLKVKADIRSDALFSNCGRYRRLLTREWDGAENPGYVLWIGMNPSTADLDVDDPTVFKEQKFTRRWGYSRYVKCNVMDYRATDPKTLLEPGVIPCTEENLKTIVDQARNAAIVVMAYGSLHKRLAHHGQTVTDALRAQGIELHALKITNNGSPGHPLYLKDTSELIEY, from the coding sequence ATGAAAAACACAATGAATAAAGAGCCTCATGACCCGGGTGGCAAAGTTCGCCTGAAAGTCAAAGCTGATATTCGCAGTGACGCCCTTTTCTCAAATTGTGGTCGTTACAGACGCTTATTGACTCGGGAATGGGATGGCGCCGAAAATCCTGGATATGTTTTATGGATTGGTATGAATCCCAGCACAGCTGACCTTGATGTCGACGATCCCACAGTTTTTAAGGAACAGAAGTTCACGCGTCGCTGGGGATATAGCCGTTACGTAAAATGCAATGTGATGGATTATCGCGCCACCGATCCCAAAACACTGTTGGAGCCAGGCGTGATCCCTTGCACCGAAGAAAATCTAAAAACGATTGTTGATCAAGCCCGCAATGCAGCGATTGTCGTCATGGCATATGGCTCACTACACAAGCGCCTCGCACACCATGGTCAGACGGTCACAGATGCCTTGCGTGCGCAAGGAATAGAGTTGCATGCGCTTAAAATCACCAATAACGGCTCACCGGGGCACCCCTTGTATCTCAAAGACACGAGTGAACTGATTGAGTATTAA
- a CDS encoding carboxy terminal-processing peptidase codes for MMALASSANAFEASPPPVLEPSPQQAEAANLTAEFLQRFHYKPVALDDKLSVKIMDRFIDALDPERLIFLQADIDSFKTQNTKLDDAIQGQDLSIPFAIYNIYGQRINDRMTYAQKLLSEKFDFNDQESYSTKRDKGPWPKSEDERDDLWRKRVKNDWLRLKLAGKDDASIRETLTKRYENVLSRANKAKADDVFQLFMAAYTTSVDPHTDYFGANASAEFDISMKLSLVGIGAVLQERDDFTTIRELTAGGPAQLSGKLAVGDRIVGVGQNKEGPIKEVVGMRLDEVVKLIRGDKGSVVRLEILPADAGPDAPHRIISLVRDKISLDKQAAQKKTLSVKDGDVTRKIGVITLPAFYEDIEARRKGDKNYRSASRDVAKLLKELSDEKVDGILFDLRNNGGGSLTEAIDLTGLFIGKGPVVQQRNAQGDIRVESDTLTTPAWNGPLGVLINRGSASASEIFAAAIQDYDRGIVIGEPSFGKGTVQTVVNLDEVANNPEPKLGALKLTIAQFFRVNGGTTQLRGVTPDITLPGLFDLSTVGESSFDNALPWTEIKPAKYKSFHKTKAIVPQLQALHDNRVKDDSGFRQFVDDLATLKAQREKSTVSLNEAVRKTEMEEQAKRSKSHGEDTDDVNSRSDDGLQSNERSLTADIARENARKNAKDVLQNEAAAIVSDLAALQKSSK; via the coding sequence ATGATGGCACTTGCTTCCTCAGCCAATGCTTTTGAGGCCAGCCCACCCCCAGTTCTTGAACCATCGCCGCAACAGGCAGAGGCTGCCAATCTCACGGCAGAGTTTCTTCAGCGCTTTCATTACAAACCGGTTGCATTGGACGATAAACTATCGGTCAAAATCATGGACCGGTTTATTGATGCTCTCGATCCTGAAAGGCTAATTTTCTTACAGGCTGATATTGATAGCTTCAAAACCCAGAACACGAAACTAGATGATGCTATTCAAGGGCAAGATCTGAGTATTCCTTTTGCGATCTATAATATTTACGGACAGCGCATTAATGATCGCATGACATACGCACAAAAACTTCTCTCAGAGAAATTCGACTTCAACGATCAAGAGAGTTATTCTACCAAAAGAGACAAAGGACCATGGCCAAAATCAGAAGACGAGCGTGATGACCTTTGGCGCAAACGTGTCAAAAACGATTGGTTGCGTTTAAAACTTGCCGGAAAAGACGACGCTTCAATCCGTGAAACTTTGACGAAACGCTATGAAAACGTGTTATCGCGTGCGAATAAAGCAAAGGCAGACGACGTTTTTCAACTCTTCATGGCCGCATACACGACCTCAGTAGATCCACACACGGATTACTTCGGTGCAAATGCTTCAGCGGAATTTGATATCTCGATGAAGCTCTCACTCGTTGGTATTGGCGCTGTTCTTCAGGAGCGCGACGATTTTACGACGATAAGAGAATTAACCGCCGGTGGCCCAGCGCAGCTTTCAGGAAAGCTTGCCGTTGGTGATCGAATTGTCGGTGTTGGACAAAATAAAGAAGGGCCCATCAAAGAAGTCGTAGGCATGCGGCTTGATGAAGTTGTAAAACTCATCAGAGGTGACAAAGGCTCTGTCGTTCGTTTGGAAATATTGCCTGCCGATGCTGGGCCAGACGCCCCCCACCGGATTATCAGTCTGGTACGGGACAAGATCAGCCTCGATAAACAAGCTGCGCAGAAAAAGACGCTTTCTGTTAAAGATGGCGATGTGACCCGCAAAATCGGTGTCATTACCCTTCCGGCCTTCTACGAAGACATCGAGGCGCGAAGAAAAGGCGATAAAAATTATCGAAGCGCCAGCCGAGACGTTGCCAAGCTTCTTAAAGAACTTTCTGATGAGAAAGTTGATGGTATTTTGTTTGACTTGCGGAATAATGGCGGCGGCTCATTAACTGAAGCCATTGATTTGACAGGTCTTTTCATCGGAAAAGGCCCTGTAGTTCAACAGCGTAACGCACAGGGTGATATTAGAGTAGAGAGCGATACTCTTACAACTCCTGCTTGGAATGGCCCTTTAGGCGTGCTGATTAATCGTGGCTCAGCGTCAGCATCCGAGATTTTTGCTGCGGCTATACAAGATTACGATCGCGGCATCGTCATAGGTGAACCTAGCTTTGGCAAAGGCACAGTGCAGACTGTAGTGAACCTCGATGAAGTTGCAAACAATCCCGAACCAAAACTGGGCGCATTGAAGTTGACAATAGCTCAATTTTTTCGGGTTAATGGCGGCACAACTCAGTTGCGCGGCGTAACACCTGATATAACATTACCGGGTCTTTTTGATTTAAGTACCGTTGGTGAATCAAGCTTTGATAACGCATTACCGTGGACGGAAATAAAGCCTGCGAAATACAAATCATTCCATAAGACCAAAGCTATAGTTCCGCAATTGCAAGCACTGCATGATAACCGTGTCAAAGATGACAGCGGATTCCGGCAGTTTGTTGATGATCTGGCAACATTGAAAGCACAACGCGAGAAATCAACTGTCTCCCTCAATGAAGCAGTCCGCAAAACTGAGATGGAAGAACAGGCCAAAAGGTCAAAATCTCACGGAGAAGATACCGACGATGTCAATTCTCGTAGTGATGATGGACTCCAATCAAATGAACGAAGTCTGACTGCAGATATTGCCCGCGAAAATGCTCGGAAGAATGCCAAAGATGTGTTGCAAAATGAAGCAGCGGCCATTGTGTCTGACCTTGCTGCTCTACAAAAAAGCTCAAAATAA
- a CDS encoding aspartate/glutamate racemase family protein: MMLKGGFTNYGQQIGVLMLDTIFPRPAGDIGNALSYHFPVRYKTVKGAHATRIMGNNPDPKLIEPFIDAARELEAEGVRAITTSCGFLGPFQKDIAAAVNIPVFTSALMQAPIIHAMLAPGKVIGVFTERAHHMNDAHFKGVGWSSEVIPVQVQGMKENAEFPQTYIEGRDYLDTDVLKEEMLDMTRAFMASCENPGAILFECTNMCPFSSFVAEESGLPVFDINTLINTFYLAANPRRYL; encoded by the coding sequence ATGATGCTCAAAGGTGGCTTTACCAATTATGGTCAGCAGATTGGCGTACTGATGCTGGATACGATTTTCCCGCGTCCGGCAGGCGATATTGGTAACGCACTGTCCTATCATTTTCCTGTTCGCTACAAGACGGTGAAAGGTGCGCATGCCACGCGCATCATGGGCAACAACCCGGATCCAAAACTCATCGAACCCTTTATCGACGCGGCGCGGGAACTTGAAGCAGAAGGCGTGCGCGCCATTACCACGAGCTGCGGCTTTCTGGGTCCATTCCAAAAAGATATTGCTGCTGCGGTGAATATTCCTGTCTTCACATCAGCCTTGATGCAAGCACCGATTATCCATGCCATGCTAGCTCCCGGCAAAGTCATTGGTGTGTTTACCGAGCGCGCGCACCACATGAATGACGCACATTTTAAGGGCGTTGGCTGGTCATCAGAGGTGATCCCAGTTCAGGTGCAGGGTATGAAGGAAAACGCTGAGTTTCCGCAAACCTACATTGAAGGCCGCGATTATCTTGATACGGACGTGTTAAAAGAAGAAATGCTGGACATGACGCGAGCGTTTATGGCGAGTTGTGAAAATCCCGGTGCAATCCTGTTTGAATGCACGAATATGTGCCCATTTTCATCTTTTGTTGCGGAAGAATCTGGCTTGCCGGTTTTTGATATCAACACTCTGATCAACACATTCTATCTGGCAGCCAATCCCCGCCGCTATTTATAA
- a CDS encoding FAD-binding oxidoreductase: MTGSVIVVGAGIIGSTIALRLAEAGLKVTLCDGSEPGGEQSASYGNGGWISPASIIPMSMPGLWRQVPGFLLDRNGPLTLDWKSVPRLMPWLTRFLFAGATKSRVTKTAAKLNWLLNDGPKRHIDLARKTGQGHLIVQKGLLYAYPDRTAFEAEALSWQLRRDNGILFDEWQEVELRERIPALGNNYRFAIHVTEGAHCLDTGKYVAGIAAQAEKSGVDFIRKNVVRVLTGVSPRVVLENNESLAADHIVLAAGIHSGRMMNDLGMHVPMQSERGYHVTLPMKELPFDIPIMPSTGRMGNTPTNMGLRLSGQVELATVEKAPDWRRSEVLFKHALASYPNLRKQDLKHLKLWMGHRPSPSDGIPVIGKLTRHPGIIAAFGHGHIGIASAPKTAEMVLDAINNVASERARDFSPARFGH; this comes from the coding sequence ATGACAGGCAGTGTTATTGTCGTCGGAGCTGGCATTATCGGCTCCACAATCGCTTTGCGACTTGCTGAAGCTGGCCTGAAGGTAACGCTGTGCGACGGCTCGGAACCGGGCGGCGAGCAAAGTGCAAGCTATGGCAATGGAGGGTGGATCAGTCCCGCTTCTATTATTCCCATGAGTATGCCGGGTCTCTGGCGGCAGGTGCCGGGTTTTCTGCTGGATCGCAATGGTCCGCTTACGCTCGACTGGAAATCGGTCCCCAGATTGATGCCATGGCTTACGCGTTTCCTCTTCGCCGGCGCCACAAAATCACGCGTGACGAAGACTGCTGCTAAACTGAACTGGTTGCTCAATGATGGACCGAAACGGCATATCGATTTGGCGCGCAAAACTGGACAGGGCCATCTCATTGTGCAGAAGGGCTTGCTTTACGCTTATCCCGACCGCACAGCATTTGAAGCCGAAGCGCTGAGCTGGCAGTTGCGTCGCGATAACGGGATTCTGTTCGACGAATGGCAGGAGGTGGAATTGCGCGAGCGCATTCCAGCGCTTGGAAATAACTATCGCTTTGCCATTCATGTAACAGAAGGAGCGCATTGTCTCGATACCGGCAAATATGTTGCCGGGATTGCTGCACAGGCTGAAAAATCCGGCGTTGACTTTATACGCAAGAATGTCGTGCGTGTGCTTACAGGTGTGTCCCCGCGCGTAGTGTTGGAAAACAATGAAAGCCTTGCTGCTGATCATATCGTTCTTGCCGCAGGCATTCACTCCGGCCGGATGATGAATGATCTTGGCATGCATGTGCCAATGCAAAGTGAGCGCGGCTATCACGTGACTTTGCCGATGAAGGAGCTTCCTTTTGATATTCCGATCATGCCGAGCACGGGACGGATGGGGAATACCCCAACCAATATGGGACTGCGCCTGTCTGGTCAGGTCGAGCTGGCAACGGTCGAAAAAGCACCGGACTGGAGGCGTTCTGAAGTGCTGTTTAAGCACGCTTTGGCAAGTTATCCCAATCTCAGAAAGCAAGACTTAAAACATCTCAAGCTCTGGATGGGACATCGCCCCTCGCCCTCTGATGGCATTCCGGTAATCGGAAAACTCACCCGCCATCCCGGAATTATTGCAGCCTTTGGTCATGGTCATATCGGGATCGCCTCAGCCCCCAAAACGGCGGAAATGGTTCTCGACGCAATCAATAACGTCGCTTCTGAACGGGCCCGCGACTTTTCGCCTGCACGTTTCGGCCACTAA
- a CDS encoding amino acid ABC transporter ATP-binding protein has product MNTEPMIEVRGLKKSFGDIEVLRNISLTVERGQVVALIGPSGSGKSTLLRSLNLLSLPDAGYVAIGDQKIDFSSGNVALKDKYLAAFRANTGMVFQNFNLFPHMSVIDNVMVGPVTVLKQDKKAARQLAMELLEKVGLAARADARPEQLSGGQKQRVAIARALAMRPDVMLFDEATSALDPALVGEVLAVIRQLAEQGMTMILVTHEMAFARDVADKVIFMQDGYVVETGDARQMINEPREAATREFLSHFHGGLA; this is encoded by the coding sequence ATGAATACTGAACCGATGATCGAAGTACGTGGGCTTAAGAAGTCTTTTGGAGACATCGAAGTGCTGCGCAATATCAGCCTCACCGTCGAACGCGGACAAGTTGTTGCGCTGATCGGACCGAGCGGCTCGGGAAAGTCGACACTGCTGCGCAGCCTTAATCTGCTCTCACTACCCGATGCAGGCTATGTCGCAATCGGCGATCAGAAGATTGATTTTTCGTCCGGTAACGTCGCCCTGAAAGACAAGTATCTCGCTGCGTTCCGCGCCAATACGGGCATGGTGTTTCAGAACTTCAATCTGTTTCCACATATGAGCGTGATCGATAACGTCATGGTCGGGCCAGTCACTGTGCTAAAGCAGGATAAAAAAGCTGCACGCCAGTTGGCGATGGAGTTGCTCGAAAAGGTCGGACTTGCAGCGCGTGCAGATGCTAGGCCGGAGCAGCTTTCAGGCGGTCAGAAACAACGTGTGGCGATTGCAAGAGCGCTCGCGATGCGTCCTGATGTGATGCTGTTTGATGAGGCGACATCGGCGCTTGATCCGGCGCTGGTCGGTGAAGTTCTCGCCGTTATCCGACAACTGGCCGAGCAGGGCATGACGATGATCCTCGTAACCCATGAAATGGCCTTTGCACGCGACGTCGCCGACAAAGTCATCTTTATGCAGGACGGCTACGTTGTCGAAACCGGCGATGCTCGTCAGATGATCAATGAGCCACGCGAAGCTGCAACCCGCGAGTTCTTAAGCCATTTCCATGGCGGCCTCGCTTAA
- a CDS encoding amino acid ABC transporter permease, whose product MDYQWDFSGLWQYRGLFVQGLAYTVGFTIITVISGILVGTVFALGRLSGNKIITVPIMTVVEIFRCTPVLVQLVWCYYALPMLIGLEISPAMAAFLTLTFYGAAFYAEIIRGGIVSIDAGQWDAGRAIGMRRGQLMGKIILPQALRRMVPPLVNQSVLQLKNTSLLSVLAVPDLLYQGQLVTSATYRPLETYTLIAVLYLAVLFPLTRLAHGLEGKLK is encoded by the coding sequence ATGGACTATCAATGGGACTTTTCCGGCCTGTGGCAATATCGAGGATTATTTGTCCAAGGGCTGGCCTACACTGTCGGCTTCACGATTATAACGGTAATCTCCGGCATCTTGGTCGGTACGGTTTTCGCTCTTGGCAGGCTTTCCGGCAATAAGATTATCACCGTGCCTATCATGACGGTCGTAGAAATATTTCGTTGTACGCCAGTGCTGGTGCAGCTTGTCTGGTGCTATTATGCGCTCCCGATGCTAATCGGCCTTGAAATCTCGCCAGCCATGGCAGCTTTCCTTACGCTGACTTTCTATGGCGCTGCATTTTATGCGGAAATCATTCGAGGCGGCATTGTTTCCATCGATGCAGGGCAGTGGGACGCCGGACGCGCAATCGGTATGCGCCGCGGTCAATTGATGGGCAAGATTATTCTGCCGCAAGCACTCCGCCGCATGGTGCCACCTTTGGTCAACCAATCCGTGCTTCAGCTGAAAAACACATCGCTTTTGTCCGTCCTTGCAGTGCCAGATCTCCTATATCAGGGCCAGCTGGTAACATCGGCGACGTACCGTCCGCTTGAAACCTACACCTTGATTGCAGTGCTTTATCTCGCAGTTCTCTTCCCTCTCACACGCCTCGCTCATGGGCTGGAAGGCAAGCTGAAATGA
- a CDS encoding aspartate/glutamate racemase family protein yields MQLEQKSLGVIMLDTDFPRPPGDVGNPASWNMPVRFRKVVGASADKIIRQRGAGLIEDFVQAGNALIAEGCSALVTSCGFMARHQSVLSERLSVPIATSSLLQLPMVKALIGQTRKVGVITYDEASLDDAIFLACGADINTPRIGMPDGGAFLELIEGSGIYDRSALEAEIIHAAERLQSREHDLGAIVLECTNMPPFARAVAKASGVPVFDILSLGHWLFSSTSSRAFAGVSERVN; encoded by the coding sequence ATGCAGCTCGAGCAGAAATCACTCGGTGTCATCATGCTTGATACCGACTTTCCAAGGCCGCCCGGAGACGTCGGAAATCCGGCGTCATGGAATATGCCTGTGCGGTTCAGAAAGGTCGTTGGCGCATCAGCGGACAAGATAATTCGTCAGCGGGGCGCTGGATTGATCGAAGACTTCGTTCAGGCTGGCAATGCTTTGATCGCTGAAGGGTGCAGTGCGCTAGTCACGTCTTGCGGTTTCATGGCGCGGCATCAAAGTGTTTTAAGTGAGAGACTATCGGTGCCGATTGCAACGTCCAGCTTGCTGCAATTGCCGATGGTGAAAGCATTGATTGGTCAGACACGCAAAGTCGGTGTGATCACTTATGATGAAGCCAGCCTTGATGATGCAATCTTCTTAGCTTGCGGTGCCGACATCAACACACCACGGATCGGCATGCCAGACGGCGGCGCATTTCTTGAATTAATCGAAGGCAGTGGGATTTATGACCGCTCTGCCCTTGAAGCTGAAATCATCCATGCGGCGGAGCGATTGCAGTCCCGAGAACATGATCTTGGTGCCATAGTTCTCGAGTGTACGAACATGCCGCCCTTCGCACGAGCGGTTGCTAAAGCCAGCGGTGTGCCAGTGTTCGACATCCTTTCGCTTGGGCACTGGCTGTTCAGCTCAACGTCCTCCCGTGCCTTTGCCGGGGTGTCAGAAAGAGTGAATTAA
- a CDS encoding transporter substrate-binding domain-containing protein, with the protein MNRRKFIQTTLLGGTAVMLAPSLSWAVEEGATLKAIKDRGALRIGVFNGTPPYYQKNLATGEWDGFCVSMGRDLAENIGVPLEMVETTWGNSVMDLQSGKIDIMFALSNNPERAKTVDFTEAMMDNVFTVITNKDRDVKTWEELNKPEIRVTVDLGSTQDLFARKTLPNCTLVALKGADETVIALQSGRADAIIQVALMSVVTAHKLGDKFKVFVPEPLDSQPTTIGVRKDAKGEFRDYVDVWLKKRREDGKVNEWIVSSLSLVGVQPSDLPPTLKF; encoded by the coding sequence CGTAAGTTTATCCAGACAACGCTTTTGGGTGGCACAGCAGTGATGCTGGCACCTAGTCTTTCATGGGCCGTTGAAGAAGGCGCGACGCTTAAAGCTATTAAGGATCGAGGTGCTCTACGCATCGGCGTTTTTAACGGCACCCCGCCTTATTATCAGAAAAATCTCGCGACCGGCGAATGGGACGGTTTCTGCGTTTCTATGGGCAGGGATTTGGCTGAAAATATTGGAGTCCCGCTGGAAATGGTCGAAACCACCTGGGGCAATTCCGTTATGGATCTTCAGAGTGGCAAAATCGACATCATGTTTGCGCTGAGCAATAATCCTGAACGCGCGAAGACCGTCGATTTCACTGAAGCCATGATGGACAATGTCTTCACTGTCATCACCAACAAAGACCGCGATGTTAAAACCTGGGAAGAACTGAATAAGCCGGAAATCCGCGTCACGGTTGATCTTGGTTCCACGCAGGATCTTTTCGCACGTAAAACATTGCCGAATTGTACGCTCGTCGCGCTCAAAGGTGCAGATGAAACCGTTATCGCCCTGCAATCGGGTCGGGCCGATGCAATCATACAGGTCGCACTGATGTCAGTGGTGACAGCACATAAGCTGGGCGACAAATTTAAAGTCTTTGTACCAGAGCCATTGGATAGCCAGCCGACGACGATTGGTGTGCGCAAAGACGCGAAGGGCGAATTCCGCGATTACGTTGACGTTTGGCTTAAGAAGCGTCGGGAGGACGGTAAGGTCAATGAGTGGATCGTCAGCAGCCTTTCGCTGGTCGGTGTGCAGCCATCTGATCTACCACCAACGCTAAAATTCTGA